A window of Desulfobacterales bacterium contains these coding sequences:
- a CDS encoding ABC transporter substrate-binding protein, with translation MLSNKPRILSRIPALIAVICLILAGSAFNAAAEKVYKIGGIFSVTGPASFLGDPEKKSMEMAVEQINQNGGINGHKLEAVIYDTEGDPSKTVMSVSKLINKDRVIAIIGPSRTPTTLAVVPMVQKSELPLISCAAGNKIVEPVKPWVFKTAQSDILAVASIYQHMKKQGYETLGIITVDNAFGESGKEQLLAQAPEFGMQVVRSETFGGKDSDMTAQLTKIRKEKPDAIICWGTNPGPAVVAKNLEQLDIDIPLYQSHGVASPKFIELAGSAAEDILLPTGKILVADLLPESDPQKEALNRYINAYESQYKGSVSGFGGYAYDAVHLLAKALDGTGGDRDQIRQNLENIDGHVGVSGVFNFSKTDHNGLSPDAFVMVRIQNGKWQLVK, from the coding sequence ATGTTATCAAACAAGCCCCGCATTCTATCCCGGATTCCGGCTTTAATTGCCGTCATATGTCTAATTCTGGCCGGCTCCGCATTTAATGCCGCTGCCGAAAAGGTTTACAAAATCGGCGGCATCTTCTCTGTCACCGGCCCGGCCTCTTTTTTGGGGGATCCGGAAAAAAAATCCATGGAGATGGCGGTTGAACAGATCAACCAAAACGGCGGCATTAACGGCCATAAGCTTGAAGCGGTGATCTATGACACGGAGGGGGACCCCTCAAAAACGGTCATGAGTGTCAGCAAACTGATCAACAAAGACCGGGTCATCGCCATTATCGGCCCCAGCCGCACCCCCACCACCCTGGCCGTGGTTCCGATGGTCCAGAAGTCCGAGCTTCCGCTGATCAGCTGTGCGGCGGGCAATAAAATTGTGGAACCGGTCAAACCATGGGTGTTTAAAACCGCCCAAAGCGACATCCTGGCGGTTGCGTCGATCTATCAGCACATGAAAAAACAGGGATACGAAACTTTAGGCATCATCACGGTTGACAATGCATTCGGCGAAAGCGGCAAGGAACAGCTCCTGGCCCAGGCACCGGAATTCGGAATGCAGGTGGTGCGTTCTGAGACATTCGGCGGCAAGGACTCGGACATGACCGCCCAGTTGACCAAAATCCGAAAGGAAAAACCGGATGCCATCATATGCTGGGGCACCAACCCGGGACCGGCAGTGGTGGCCAAAAACCTTGAACAGCTTGACATTGATATCCCCCTGTACCAGAGCCATGGCGTGGCCTCCCCCAAATTCATTGAACTGGCCGGCAGTGCGGCCGAAGATATTCTGCTGCCCACCGGTAAAATCCTGGTGGCTGACCTGCTGCCCGAAAGTGATCCCCAGAAAGAGGCGCTGAACCGGTATATCAATGCGTATGAAAGCCAATACAAGGGCTCGGTTTCCGGCTTCGGCGGCTATGCCTATGACGCCGTTCACCTTCTGGCCAAAGCACTTGACGGCACCGGCGGGGACCGGGACCAAATCCGGCAGAACCTGGAAAACATAGACGGCCATGTCGGTGTGAGCGGGGTGTTTAATTTCAGCAAGACCGATCACAACGGCCTGTCCCCGGATGCCTTTGTCATGGTCCGGATCCAAAACGGCAAGTGGCAGCTGGTGAAATAG
- a CDS encoding branched-chain amino acid ABC transporter permease — MQEILQYLFSGITSGAIYAVIAVGFSMLYNSTELINFAHGEFVMLGALSMVTLSGPLQLPLIPAFLISVIGVACLGMLFERLAIRTVRHPNPIVLIIITVGASIFLKGVGMLIWGKDAHTIPSFTDHPPLDIAGAKLLSQSIWIVLIVLLMAAGLHLFYKKTLTGKAMEACAISKKAAWLVGIPSKFMTLLAFGLSTGMGAVAGVIIAPITMSSYDMGTLLGLKGFCAAMLGGLGSLWGSIIGGLLLGILESLGVGLVSSGLKDATAFLLLLLILYVRPGGIISSANVERF, encoded by the coding sequence ATGCAGGAAATTCTCCAGTACTTATTTTCAGGCATTACCAGCGGCGCCATCTATGCGGTCATCGCCGTGGGATTTTCCATGCTTTACAATTCCACGGAACTGATCAATTTCGCCCACGGCGAATTCGTTATGCTGGGGGCGCTCAGCATGGTCACCCTAAGCGGCCCGCTGCAGCTGCCGCTGATCCCGGCATTTCTGATTTCGGTTATCGGTGTAGCCTGTCTGGGCATGCTCTTTGAGCGGCTGGCCATCCGAACGGTTCGGCATCCCAACCCCATCGTGTTAATCATTATCACGGTGGGGGCATCCATATTTCTAAAGGGCGTAGGGATGCTTATCTGGGGAAAAGATGCGCATACGATCCCTTCGTTTACGGATCATCCGCCGCTTGATATCGCGGGCGCCAAGCTGCTGTCCCAGAGCATATGGATCGTGTTGATCGTACTCTTAATGGCCGCCGGCCTGCATCTGTTTTATAAAAAAACCTTGACCGGAAAAGCCATGGAAGCCTGCGCCATCAGCAAAAAAGCGGCCTGGCTGGTGGGGATTCCGTCCAAATTCATGACGCTTCTGGCTTTCGGCTTAAGCACGGGCATGGGGGCGGTCGCCGGGGTGATTATCGCGCCGATCACCATGTCCAGCTATGACATGGGCACCCTGCTTGGTTTAAAAGGATTCTGTGCGGCCATGCTGGGCGGGCTCGGCAGCCTCTGGGGCTCGATCATCGGCGGGCTTCTGCTGGGCATTCTGGAATCTTTGGGGGTCGGCCTGGTCTCCTCCGGCCTAAAGGACGCCACCGCATTTCTGCTCCTTTTGCTGATCCTTTATGTCCGGCCGGGCGGCATTATCAGTTCGGCCAATGTGGAAAGATTTTAA
- a CDS encoding branched-chain amino acid ABC transporter permease — protein MNNRAAWFRIAYTAMAGIVILTGMLVSNAYHLQLLTFIGINTLLALGLNMLMGYAGQISLGHAAFYGIGAYTTAILTVHYSLSPWLALPAAILIAMAVACIVGVPTLKLSGYYLGMGTLGFGMIVHILFREWSSMTGGASGFIGIPPLELGPISFSSGRNYFYLVWALVLLSIIICQRIIDSRIGRGLRAIHDGEKAALAVGVNTSSLKLQVFVLSAALSALAGFLYAHLVYFISPGTFDFITSIRMVTMVVIGGMASIWGALLGASLLTLLPEWLHSFSEFEMVVYGLVLMTVMIFLPQGLTRGLMDLYERSKRKQT, from the coding sequence ATGAATAATCGCGCCGCCTGGTTCCGAATTGCTTACACGGCCATGGCCGGTATCGTGATCCTGACCGGCATGCTGGTCAGCAATGCCTATCATCTGCAGCTGTTAACCTTCATCGGCATTAACACCCTGCTGGCTTTGGGGCTGAATATGCTGATGGGCTATGCCGGCCAGATTTCTCTGGGCCATGCCGCCTTCTATGGGATTGGCGCCTATACCACGGCTATATTGACCGTCCACTACAGCCTCTCCCCCTGGCTGGCGCTGCCTGCGGCCATTCTCATCGCCATGGCGGTGGCCTGTATCGTGGGCGTGCCCACCCTCAAGCTCTCCGGCTATTATTTGGGGATGGGCACCCTTGGCTTTGGCATGATTGTGCACATCCTGTTCCGGGAATGGAGCAGCATGACCGGCGGGGCTTCCGGCTTTATCGGCATTCCGCCGCTTGAACTGGGCCCAATCTCCTTTTCTTCCGGACGGAATTATTTTTACCTGGTCTGGGCGCTGGTGCTGCTTAGCATCATTATCTGTCAGCGGATTATCGACTCCCGTATCGGCAGGGGTTTGCGGGCGATTCACGACGGGGAAAAGGCCGCCCTGGCCGTGGGGGTCAATACCAGCAGCCTAAAACTTCAGGTATTCGTATTAAGCGCGGCACTAAGCGCGCTTGCCGGCTTTTTGTACGCCCACCTGGTCTACTTTATCAGCCCGGGCACCTTTGATTTCATCACTTCAATCCGGATGGTGACCATGGTGGTAATCGGCGGCATGGCCAGCATCTGGGGCGCTTTGCTGGGGGCCTCGCTGCTTACGCTTTTGCCTGAATGGCTGCATTCCTTTTCCGAATTTGAAATGGTGGTCTATGGGCTGGTACTGATGACGGTGATGATTTTTCTGCCCCAGGGCTTGACCCGTGGTTTAATGGATCTCTATGAGCGATCAAAACGAAAACAAACCTGA
- a CDS encoding ABC transporter ATP-binding protein: MSDQNENKPDNPPLLSVEGVSKAFGGVQAVRNVSFSLAPGTITGLIGPNGAGKTTLFNLITSVFPANSGKIAFDGTAVHKLRINDLVRRGIARTFQNVELFESMTVLENILVGQHTRMRCGMWGSIFRFPRVRREERQARENAMALLSFVGIDAYANQKSSDLPFGWQRLLELARALAAQPKLLLLDEPAAGLNITETAQLGKLIQKIREQGITILLVEHDMSLTMSVSDKIIVLDQGEKIAEGLPREVQDNEAVIKAYLGTTKN, from the coding sequence ATGAGCGATCAAAACGAAAACAAACCTGATAATCCGCCGCTGCTTTCGGTAGAAGGGGTGTCCAAGGCTTTCGGCGGCGTGCAGGCGGTCCGGAATGTCAGTTTTTCCCTTGCCCCCGGCACCATCACCGGTCTGATCGGCCCGAACGGGGCCGGCAAGACCACGCTGTTTAATCTGATCACCAGCGTTTTTCCGGCAAACAGCGGAAAAATTGCCTTTGACGGCACAGCCGTTCATAAACTGCGGATAAATGATCTGGTCCGCCGGGGCATTGCCCGGACCTTTCAGAATGTGGAACTTTTTGAAAGCATGACCGTCCTTGAAAATATCCTCGTCGGCCAGCATACCCGGATGCGCTGCGGTATGTGGGGAAGCATTTTCCGCTTTCCCCGGGTGCGCCGGGAGGAGCGGCAGGCCCGCGAAAATGCCATGGCGCTGCTATCGTTTGTGGGCATTGATGCATACGCAAATCAGAAAAGCAGCGATCTGCCTTTCGGCTGGCAGCGGCTGCTCGAACTGGCCCGCGCCCTTGCGGCTCAGCCCAAACTGTTGCTGCTCGATGAGCCGGCGGCCGGCTTAAACATCACGGAGACCGCCCAGCTTGGGAAACTCATCCAAAAAATTCGGGAACAAGGCATCACCATCCTGCTGGTGGAGCATGATATGAGCCTGACCATGTCGGTTTCGGATAAAATCATCGTGCTTGACCAGGGAGAAAAGATCGCCGAGGGGCTTCCCCGGGAGGTACAGGATAATGAGGCCGTCATCAAAGCCTATCTGGGCACAACAAAAAACTGA
- a CDS encoding ABC transporter ATP-binding protein, protein MLRIRNLKCYYGRIMAIKGVSLSVAKGRIITLIGANGAGKSTILSAICGLLNTWEGEIYFEDTPLKGLDPPRVVKLGISLVPEGRLIFPPLSVMDNLKLGAYTLYRKNQGQAAADTLEHVMSLFPILSERARQPAGTLSGGEQQMLAIGRALMARPRLLLLDEPSMGLAPQIVEKIFQILELLRSEGYTILLVEQNARAALQVADRGYVFETGAVVLQGKASELLEDQDVKRAFLGKDYGDFYEERQ, encoded by the coding sequence ATGCTGCGCATACGAAACCTGAAATGCTACTACGGCCGAATTATGGCGATTAAGGGCGTAAGCCTGTCGGTTGCCAAAGGCCGCATCATTACCCTGATCGGCGCCAACGGGGCGGGCAAAAGCACCATCCTGTCAGCGATCTGCGGCCTGCTAAACACCTGGGAGGGGGAAATCTATTTTGAAGATACGCCATTGAAAGGGCTGGACCCGCCGCGTGTGGTCAAACTGGGGATCAGCCTGGTGCCGGAGGGCCGGCTCATCTTCCCGCCGCTTTCGGTGATGGACAATCTGAAGCTGGGCGCCTATACCCTGTACCGCAAAAACCAGGGACAGGCCGCCGCAGACACCCTTGAGCATGTCATGTCCCTCTTCCCCATTCTAAGCGAGAGGGCCAGGCAGCCGGCCGGCACCCTATCCGGCGGGGAGCAGCAGATGCTCGCCATTGGCCGCGCCCTTATGGCAAGGCCCCGGCTGCTTCTGCTGGATGAGCCTTCCATGGGACTGGCCCCGCAGATTGTGGAAAAAATTTTTCAAATCCTGGAACTTCTGCGAAGCGAGGGCTACACGATTCTTCTCGTCGAGCAGAATGCCCGGGCCGCCCTTCAGGTGGCGGACCGGGGCTATGTCTTTGAGACCGGCGCGGTGGTGCTTCAGGGCAAGGCTTCGGAACTTTTGGAAGACCAGGATGTCAAGCGCGCTTTTCTGGGAAAAGATTATGGAGACTTTTATGAAGAACGCCAATGA
- a CDS encoding AMP-binding protein has product MKNANDIDLMTVDEKNQLQLERLQSTINRAFRHVNFHRKRFAEAGTEPSKIQSIQDIARLPFMRRKHLSEHYPYDLFAVPLRDIVRIHTAPGTTHNPTVSGYTLQDLHTWQEILARGLKAAGVTPHDILQITLTPGLANWGRDYKSGAEAIEASVIPNIPLSIEKKVMVLRDYKTSVLVTTPALAMELAAYIQQQHINTNAFELTTLILAGDLISPEHRRFIEETLHAETWLHYGLSEVPGPAIAFECEVHDGLHVNEDHFLAEIVDPDTGAPLPEGETGELVLTTLTTRAFPLIRFRTGDKASFYQTACACGRSLKRINWHPGRTDEIMNIDGVNVHGQLVLANLEKTIGPMPAAVRFFVQQAEEKKYLEIWMPVSAEIFSDEIKELEKLIHRAENKLRENLGVPVHIRLKEKAE; this is encoded by the coding sequence ATGAAGAACGCCAATGATATCGACCTTATGACGGTGGATGAAAAGAACCAGCTACAGCTTGAACGCCTGCAAAGTACAATCAATCGGGCCTTTCGCCATGTCAACTTCCACCGGAAGCGGTTTGCCGAAGCCGGGACAGAACCTTCTAAAATTCAATCCATCCAGGATATTGCCCGGCTGCCGTTTATGCGGCGAAAACATTTGAGCGAACATTACCCCTATGATCTTTTTGCCGTCCCCCTTCGCGATATCGTCCGCATCCATACCGCCCCCGGCACCACCCACAATCCCACGGTGAGCGGCTATACCCTCCAGGATCTCCATACCTGGCAGGAGATTCTTGCCCGCGGTTTAAAAGCGGCCGGGGTAACGCCCCATGATATTCTGCAGATCACCCTCACCCCGGGGCTTGCCAACTGGGGCCGGGACTACAAAAGCGGGGCCGAGGCAATAGAAGCCAGCGTCATCCCGAACATCCCGCTGTCCATTGAAAAAAAGGTCATGGTGCTGAGGGACTATAAAACCTCGGTGCTGGTCACCACACCCGCACTGGCCATGGAACTGGCCGCCTATATCCAGCAGCAGCATATCAACACCAACGCTTTCGAACTGACCACTCTGATTCTGGCCGGTGACCTGATTTCCCCGGAACACCGCCGCTTTATTGAAGAAACCCTTCACGCCGAGACCTGGCTCCATTACGGATTAAGCGAGGTGCCGGGCCCGGCCATCGCGTTTGAATGTGAGGTCCATGACGGCCTTCACGTAAATGAGGACCATTTTCTGGCAGAGATCGTTGATCCGGATACCGGCGCGCCCCTGCCTGAAGGGGAAACGGGGGAACTGGTGCTCACGACCCTGACCACCCGCGCTTTTCCGTTGATCCGCTTTCGCACCGGCGATAAAGCGAGCTTCTACCAGACCGCCTGCGCCTGCGGGCGCTCGCTTAAACGCATCAACTGGCACCCGGGCCGTACCGATGAGATTATGAATATCGACGGCGTAAATGTGCACGGCCAGCTAGTGCTCGCCAATCTGGAAAAAACCATCGGCCCCATGCCCGCCGCTGTTCGCTTTTTTGTGCAGCAGGCAGAAGAAAAAAAATATCTTGAAATCTGGATGCCGGTATCCGCGGAGATCTTCTCGGATGAAATCAAGGAGCTTGAAAAACTGATACATCGCGCAGAAAACAAGCTTCGGGAGAATTTAGGAGTGCCCGTACATATCCGGCTTAAGGAAAAAGCGGAATAA
- a CDS encoding tyrosine-protein phosphatase: protein MTQALRFTEAVIHRRDAQTVEILWPEGNTPPPAVYVRDGADPDDQWQNAGDPEQISASRHVFVLPDTIIRPFFKIVARDESCAILAERRIPLEGAVNFRDIGGYETADGRMVRWGRVFRSDGLSRLTEADLAVLGRLGIGHVFDFRTAAEAADAPSRLPAEPPAAYRNLPVSHGKFDFVQAVKRLKAGDTSWLTPDYMRNGYLGSLSLHGETWGRVIRHIAETSDGATVFHCTGGKDRTGVCTALILLALGVSEETVIRDHQLSNHYLADWLPKINQMLAAHGVDPEILLPYLTAPREGITLFLDALHAQFGSAAAYLQKKGGLSPETLDQLRDNLLEPECP, encoded by the coding sequence ATGACCCAAGCCCTGAGATTTACCGAAGCCGTAATTCATCGACGCGATGCCCAAACCGTTGAAATCCTTTGGCCCGAAGGCAATACGCCGCCGCCGGCGGTTTATGTCCGGGACGGGGCTGATCCGGATGATCAGTGGCAGAATGCAGGAGATCCGGAGCAGATTTCGGCGTCCCGGCATGTCTTTGTTTTGCCGGATACCATCATCCGCCCCTTTTTTAAAATCGTGGCCAGGGATGAAAGCTGCGCGATTTTGGCCGAGCGGCGGATTCCCTTAGAAGGGGCGGTGAATTTCAGGGATATCGGCGGCTACGAGACCGCAGACGGCCGGATGGTTCGGTGGGGCCGGGTGTTCCGCTCCGACGGGCTATCCCGCTTAACGGAAGCGGATTTGGCCGTTCTGGGTCGCCTGGGGATCGGCCATGTATTTGATTTCCGCACGGCTGCAGAGGCCGCAGATGCTCCAAGCCGGCTGCCCGCCGAGCCGCCGGCGGCATACCGAAATCTGCCGGTGAGCCATGGCAAATTCGATTTTGTGCAGGCGGTTAAGCGCCTTAAAGCCGGGGATACTTCGTGGCTTACCCCGGATTACATGAGAAATGGGTATCTGGGGAGTCTTTCTTTGCACGGCGAAACCTGGGGCCGGGTGATCCGGCATATCGCGGAGACTTCCGACGGGGCCACCGTGTTCCACTGTACCGGCGGAAAGGACCGGACCGGGGTATGTACCGCTCTGATATTGCTGGCTTTGGGCGTGTCTGAGGAAACGGTGATTCGGGATCACCAGCTATCCAATCATTACCTCGCCGATTGGCTGCCCAAAATCAATCAGATGCTGGCGGCCCACGGGGTTGATCCGGAAATACTGCTGCCCTATTTGACCGCGCCGCGCGAGGGCATCACGCTTTTTCTGGATGCTTTGCACGCCCAATTCGGTTCGGCAGCCGCCTATCTGCAGAAGAAAGGCGGGCTTTCACCGGAAACCCTGGATCAACTGCGGGACAACCTCCTGGAGCCGGAATGTCCGTAA
- a CDS encoding MFS transporter, which produces MAETPQSKTSGFYTPARLGPILFLALLFFLSFIARVVLSPLMPAIETELHISHSQAGALFLFMSVGYFIALLGSGFLSARITHKYSIVVSTTVVGVALLVIAASRDLLALRAAIFFLGMAAGLYLPSGMTTLTDMVDSRDWGKAVSIHEIAPNLGFVAAPIVAEILMLWFSWRVVPTVIGFAAICIGLLFARIGRWGNFPGQPPSLSAVKCVFAKKSFWIMVVLFGLAISSTMGVYTMLPLYLIKEIGMSGGLANSLISLSRLAGMGTALISGWATDRFGAARTIMWGFLLTGITTILLGLAASKSTAAVMVCLQAVLATIYFPAGFTALSSLFSADIRNVAISFTIPFAFVFGSGIIPSMIGYTGDMGAFSIGFAITGALVLAGAVLPLFLKLKPQLVC; this is translated from the coding sequence ATGGCTGAGACCCCGCAATCCAAAACCAGTGGCTTTTATACCCCCGCCCGGCTCGGCCCCATCCTGTTTCTGGCCCTGCTGTTTTTTCTATCCTTTATCGCCCGGGTGGTTTTATCTCCGCTTATGCCCGCCATTGAAACGGAGCTGCATATCTCCCACAGCCAGGCCGGTGCCCTGTTTCTTTTCATGTCCGTGGGCTATTTCATCGCCCTGCTTGGCTCAGGGTTTCTATCTGCCCGGATTACCCACAAATATTCAATCGTCGTATCCACGACCGTTGTCGGGGTGGCGCTATTGGTGATTGCCGCCAGCCGGGATCTGCTGGCCCTTCGGGCGGCCATATTTTTTCTCGGCATGGCCGCGGGGCTGTATCTGCCCTCGGGCATGACCACGCTTACGGATATGGTGGATTCCAGGGACTGGGGAAAAGCGGTCTCAATCCATGAAATTGCCCCCAATCTGGGATTTGTTGCCGCCCCGATTGTCGCCGAAATTCTCATGCTGTGGTTTTCATGGCGGGTGGTGCCCACGGTGATCGGATTTGCCGCCATCTGCATCGGCCTCTTGTTCGCCCGTATCGGCAGGTGGGGAAATTTTCCCGGTCAACCGCCGAGTCTCTCCGCAGTAAAATGTGTTTTCGCCAAAAAATCCTTCTGGATTATGGTAGTGCTTTTCGGCCTGGCCATCAGCAGCACCATGGGGGTCTATACCATGCTTCCGCTTTATCTGATAAAAGAAATCGGCATGAGCGGCGGACTCGCCAACTCCCTTATCTCCCTTTCCCGATTGGCCGGCATGGGAACGGCCCTTATCAGCGGCTGGGCGACTGACCGGTTCGGCGCGGCCCGAACCATCATGTGGGGCTTTCTATTAACCGGTATCACAACCATTCTGCTGGGCCTGGCCGCATCCAAAAGTACGGCCGCTGTCATGGTGTGTCTCCAGGCCGTACTGGCCACCATCTATTTCCCGGCCGGTTTTACGGCGCTTTCCAGCCTTTTTTCCGCAGACATCCGGAACGTGGCCATCTCCTTTACCATCCCGTTTGCCTTTGTCTTCGGAAGCGGCATTATTCCCTCAATGATCGGTTATACAGGGGATATGGGCGCTTTTTCCATCGGGTTTGCGATCACCGGTGCGCTGGTCCTTGCCGGCGCTGTGCTGCCCCTGTTTTTAAAATTAAAGCCCCAGCTCGTATGTTAA
- a CDS encoding endonuclease/exonuclease/phosphatase family protein: MTQLTNRFIKLSLWLAGGIALILAVLAVAVWTLTFHPEAVQPAPVVCTGHPQPLTPAQTVKILSWNVQYMAGKGYWFFYEGGTDTAPTKAHIRQTLDQAARVIKAEDPDIVLLQEIDEAARRTHYTDQLKLLQKHLHQRYPCRTEAFYWKSGFVPHPDIWGPVGMKLVILSKYRISKATRHQLPLIPENWVSRQFNLKRTLLAARIPYKDTEFVVMNTHLSAFAQGTDTMERQVAEVKSILAGHTKAGRPWVSGGDFNLLPPGNAYSELTEQQKSAYRPQTEIKPLIEAFHVIPDPKDLSGPNRRNWFTHFPNDPDIKAPNKTIDYIFYADSLKRKSAHVRQANTWTISDHLPVVAEFTLPRGSK; encoded by the coding sequence ATGACTCAATTGACTAACCGGTTCATCAAATTATCGCTTTGGCTGGCGGGGGGCATCGCCCTCATTCTGGCGGTCCTGGCAGTTGCGGTCTGGACCCTTACCTTTCACCCCGAAGCCGTCCAGCCAGCGCCTGTTGTCTGCACCGGCCACCCCCAACCCCTTACCCCCGCTCAAACCGTTAAAATCCTTTCCTGGAACGTGCAATATATGGCGGGCAAAGGCTACTGGTTCTTCTACGAGGGCGGCACTGACACGGCACCGACCAAAGCCCATATCCGCCAGACCCTGGACCAAGCAGCCCGGGTAATTAAGGCGGAGGATCCGGATATCGTGCTTCTTCAGGAAATTGACGAGGCCGCCCGGCGCACCCATTATACCGACCAGCTGAAGCTGCTGCAAAAACACCTGCACCAACGCTACCCCTGCCGGACCGAGGCGTTTTACTGGAAATCCGGTTTCGTGCCGCATCCGGATATCTGGGGGCCGGTGGGGATGAAGCTGGTCATTTTGTCAAAATACCGAATTTCGAAAGCCACGCGGCATCAACTCCCGCTGATCCCGGAAAACTGGGTATCCCGTCAATTCAATCTCAAACGGACGCTGCTGGCGGCCCGGATTCCGTACAAGGACACCGAATTCGTCGTCATGAACACCCACCTATCTGCTTTTGCCCAGGGCACAGATACCATGGAGCGTCAGGTAGCCGAGGTCAAGTCGATCCTGGCCGGCCATACGAAGGCCGGCCGCCCCTGGGTCTCCGGCGGCGATTTCAACCTTTTGCCGCCGGGAAACGCCTACAGCGAGTTGACAGAACAACAAAAATCTGCCTACCGGCCGCAAACCGAAATCAAACCGCTTATTGAGGCATTTCATGTGATTCCGGACCCAAAAGATCTGAGTGGCCCCAACCGCCGCAATTGGTTTACCCATTTTCCCAATGATCCGGATATCAAGGCCCCGAATAAAACCATTGACTACATATTTTACGCGGATTCGCTAAAAAGAAAATCCGCCCATGTCCGGCAGGCGAATACCTGGACCATTTCCGACCATCTGCCGGTAGTGGCGGAATTTACGCTGCCGCGGGGTTCTAAGTAA
- a CDS encoding M20/M25/M40 family metallo-hydrolase, with product MTDEKVLTHAVQPAELLQQLIRFDTTNPPGNEKPCIEFIDHLLQQAGIETQILALDPDRPNLIARYPGEGHAPPLLMYGHVDVVTTENQEWQHPPFEGRLIDGYLWGRGALDMKGAVAMMVAALIRTASANIKPAGDIILAVLSDEEAGGRYGAKFLIEEHPDAFANVKYAIGEFGGVSMYIGKKAFYPIQVAEKQACWMTATLKGPAGHASMPISGGAMAKLGRLLTQLDSISMPPHITPVTRQMIQAMAAHLSPPASMLLKQLLNPVLTGGILKILGERGRQFKPLLYNTVTPTVVRGGSKINVIPAEIELQLDGRLLPGYTPADMLRELRQTIDPQIPIDILTYDPTVSEPDMTFFPRLKKILKEMDPAGHPIP from the coding sequence ATGACAGACGAAAAAGTCTTAACCCATGCCGTGCAGCCGGCTGAGCTGCTCCAGCAGCTGATCCGTTTTGATACCACCAATCCGCCCGGAAATGAAAAGCCCTGCATCGAATTTATCGATCATCTGCTTCAGCAGGCAGGGATTGAAACGCAGATTCTGGCGCTTGATCCCGACCGGCCCAACCTGATCGCCCGCTACCCGGGTGAAGGCCATGCCCCGCCGCTTCTCATGTATGGACATGTGGATGTGGTCACAACCGAGAATCAGGAGTGGCAGCATCCGCCGTTTGAGGGGCGGCTCATTGACGGCTACCTATGGGGCCGGGGTGCCCTGGATATGAAGGGAGCGGTGGCCATGATGGTGGCAGCCCTTATTCGAACGGCATCGGCCAATATAAAACCGGCCGGGGATATTATCCTGGCGGTATTAAGCGATGAGGAGGCCGGCGGCAGGTACGGCGCCAAATTTTTAATTGAAGAGCACCCGGACGCCTTCGCCAATGTCAAATATGCCATCGGCGAGTTCGGCGGCGTGTCCATGTATATCGGCAAAAAGGCCTTCTACCCCATTCAGGTGGCGGAAAAACAGGCCTGCTGGATGACCGCCACCCTCAAAGGGCCGGCCGGACATGCCTCTATGCCCATCAGCGGCGGGGCCATGGCAAAGCTTGGGCGTCTTTTAACCCAACTGGACAGTATATCCATGCCCCCGCATATCACCCCCGTCACCCGCCAGATGATCCAGGCGATGGCCGCCCACCTGTCGCCACCGGCGAGTATGCTTCTAAAGCAGCTGTTAAACCCCGTGCTCACCGGCGGTATCCTCAAAATCCTGGGGGAAAGGGGGCGGCAGTTCAAGCCGCTTCTCTATAATACGGTCACCCCCACGGTGGTACGCGGTGGCAGTAAAATCAATGTCATCCCGGCTGAAATCGAACTCCAGCTCGACGGCCGACTGCTGCCCGGTTACACGCCGGCGGATATGCTGCGCGAACTCCGGCAGACCATTGATCCGCAAATCCCCATTGACATCCTGACCTATGATCCCACGGTTTCAGAGCCGGATATGACGTTTTTCCCGCGCTTAAAAAAAATCCTTAAGGAAATGGATCCGGCCGGCCATCCGATCCCATGA